In the genome of Pseudoglutamicibacter cumminsii, one region contains:
- a CDS encoding Rv3654c family TadE-like protein — protein sequence MKPTNWSEDRGGATGLVIGLLCIGLIAALGVAMWAVSTADQARAKTAADLAALAAADAHRGVISAGNPCALAAEIATKHDAELTRCTLLTGGGAAGRGEATAQRATVHIVTQAHRTGWLKGWPLPAVKAESYAGPPTITAEE from the coding sequence ATGAAACCCACGAACTGGTCGGAGGACCGCGGCGGCGCAACCGGGTTGGTCATAGGGCTCCTGTGCATCGGCCTCATCGCGGCACTAGGGGTCGCGATGTGGGCGGTATCCACCGCCGACCAAGCACGAGCGAAAACCGCGGCAGACCTCGCAGCCCTCGCCGCAGCCGACGCGCACCGCGGAGTCATCTCCGCAGGAAACCCGTGTGCGCTCGCCGCAGAAATCGCGACAAAACACGACGCTGAACTCACCCGGTGCACACTCCTGACTGGTGGCGGGGCCGCTGGTCGTGGAGAGGCTACAGCTCAGCGCGCGACGGTGCACATCGTCACGCAAGCTCACAGAACCGGATGGCTCAAAGGCTGGCCCCTGCCCGCTGTGAAAGCCGAGTCCTATGCCGGGCCGCCAACCATCACGGCAGAAGAATGA
- a CDS encoding DUF7059 domain-containing protein, with amino-acid sequence MVSPDFPVFSSSEDVAVLRADLAAARFTFDAVVALVGEDAMDALVREQPAAARWAVAQARAAGTDGSEATGNPESTVGSDAGLASLVEVFVLGGVVDAAELAAAMPGVGVEGLTRLGLVEPVPGGGVRAAVDLRPHAADDGLELWVASDVGAHHREGVLRKDHVLGIGQASLTLAANTVRREVDAALDVGVGCGIQTFHLLRHAKHVTATDLSERALAFTRFNALLNHEQLGIDPADMDARLTLLQGSLLEPVAGRQFDLAVSNPPFVITPRTAGETEEDRFTYRDGGLPGDQLVETLWRGLGEVLAPGGTAQMLANWEIPSGAHWAERLDEWTPEDLEAWVIQRDVESPADYAQMWLRDASEDRDPAAAQRRFGEYLEDFASRDVEGVGFGYVWLRRPEPGRAHGVGRVFEEILREVDSPLGPWLEREITAADALVGVDVASVRAVVADDVTVESYGKPLDPHPQMLILRQGSGLRRTHALTTEQAGLLSACDGDVPVGALAAAVVELTSGGAADQDGAVQESATHQESAATQESTAQQVSGLVDFAAVLLRQGLLVLE; translated from the coding sequence ATGGTTTCTCCGGATTTTCCTGTGTTTTCTTCGTCTGAGGATGTTGCTGTGTTGCGGGCTGATCTTGCGGCGGCTCGTTTCACGTTCGATGCGGTTGTTGCGTTGGTGGGCGAAGACGCGATGGATGCGTTGGTCCGTGAGCAACCAGCGGCGGCTCGGTGGGCTGTTGCGCAGGCCCGTGCCGCCGGTACCGACGGCTCGGAAGCGACGGGCAACCCGGAGTCGACGGTCGGTTCGGATGCCGGTCTGGCGTCGCTGGTTGAGGTTTTTGTTTTGGGTGGTGTGGTTGATGCCGCTGAGTTGGCCGCGGCGATGCCGGGTGTTGGCGTCGAGGGTTTGACGCGCCTGGGTTTGGTCGAGCCGGTCCCTGGTGGTGGGGTTCGCGCCGCGGTGGATCTGCGCCCGCACGCGGCGGATGATGGCTTGGAGCTGTGGGTCGCATCGGATGTTGGTGCGCATCATCGTGAGGGTGTTTTGCGTAAGGACCATGTGTTGGGGATTGGTCAGGCGTCGTTGACGTTGGCGGCGAATACGGTGCGCCGTGAGGTTGATGCGGCGTTGGATGTGGGTGTTGGCTGCGGTATTCAGACGTTCCATTTGTTGCGTCATGCCAAGCACGTGACGGCTACAGACCTCTCCGAACGTGCGCTGGCGTTCACGCGTTTCAACGCCCTGCTGAATCATGAGCAGTTGGGTATCGATCCCGCTGATATGGATGCCCGACTGACCTTGCTGCAGGGTTCGTTGTTGGAACCGGTTGCGGGGCGGCAGTTCGATCTGGCGGTTTCGAATCCACCGTTTGTGATCACGCCTCGCACTGCGGGCGAGACTGAGGAGGATCGTTTCACGTACCGGGATGGTGGCCTCCCGGGCGACCAGTTGGTGGAAACTTTGTGGCGCGGCCTGGGCGAGGTTTTGGCCCCGGGCGGTACGGCTCAGATGCTGGCGAACTGGGAGATCCCGTCCGGCGCTCACTGGGCTGAGCGCTTGGATGAGTGGACGCCGGAAGACCTCGAGGCGTGGGTGATTCAGCGCGATGTTGAGTCGCCCGCTGATTATGCGCAGATGTGGTTGCGGGATGCTTCGGAGGATCGTGACCCGGCGGCCGCCCAGCGGCGCTTCGGTGAGTATCTTGAGGATTTCGCCTCGCGCGATGTCGAGGGCGTTGGCTTTGGTTACGTGTGGCTGAGGCGCCCCGAACCGGGCCGCGCGCACGGTGTGGGGCGCGTGTTCGAGGAGATTTTGCGTGAGGTGGATTCTCCTTTGGGGCCGTGGCTTGAGCGCGAGATCACAGCGGCCGATGCATTGGTGGGCGTCGATGTGGCGTCAGTGCGCGCTGTTGTTGCGGATGATGTGACGGTTGAGTCGTATGGCAAGCCGTTGGATCCGCATCCGCAGATGCTGATCTTGCGGCAGGGTTCGGGGCTGCGTCGCACGCATGCGTTGACGACCGAGCAGGCTGGTTTGCTTTCGGCGTGCGATGGTGATGTTCCGGTGGGTGCGTTGGCGGCGGCGGTCGTGGAGTTGACGTCCGGCGGCGCGGCAGATCAGGATGGTGCAGTTCAGGAAAGCGCTACACATCAGGAAAGTGCTGCAACCCAAGAAAGCACAGCGCAGCAGGTGAGTGGTTTGGTTGATTTCGCGGCTGTCTTGTTGCGCCAGGGTTTGCTGGTTCTGGAGTGA
- a CDS encoding type II secretion system F family protein gives MRVRSQRTEPRQASEQPSEELAVTYDVAQQVISTLASLMRSDAHHRYAWEALTSALAVENQAVQKPARNASSRVRAHELESWRNAASLTTSRVALGAPVTMAAAPDAGREPDRFPRMLRDVYWAQGLAEKTGIAYADLLEAVAAHAKARATAIRSQVTGIAPAQTTRRILALLPLGGIVMAQLLGADPLGILFTTTAGRVCLFAGCLLWCASLIWSRRLISKMSHGDSEAAV, from the coding sequence GTGCGTGTTCGTTCTCAACGGACCGAACCGAGGCAGGCAAGTGAGCAACCGAGCGAAGAGCTGGCGGTGACCTACGACGTCGCTCAACAGGTCATCTCTACTCTTGCTTCGCTCATGCGATCAGACGCGCACCATCGCTACGCCTGGGAAGCGCTCACATCGGCGCTCGCCGTAGAAAACCAAGCTGTTCAGAAGCCCGCTCGCAACGCATCTTCGCGGGTGCGCGCACACGAGCTCGAATCATGGCGAAACGCGGCATCACTCACCACATCAAGGGTCGCTTTGGGCGCGCCTGTCACGATGGCGGCTGCGCCGGACGCCGGCCGCGAGCCCGACAGATTTCCGCGAATGCTACGAGACGTGTACTGGGCTCAGGGTCTCGCCGAGAAAACCGGCATCGCATACGCGGACTTGCTTGAGGCCGTGGCTGCCCACGCGAAGGCCCGCGCAACTGCTATCAGAAGTCAGGTCACCGGTATCGCGCCGGCACAGACCACTCGCCGCATCCTGGCCCTCTTGCCGTTGGGCGGCATCGTGATGGCGCAACTGTTGGGTGCCGATCCGCTGGGAATCTTGTTCACAACAACCGCCGGGCGAGTATGCCTGTTTGCGGGATGTCTTCTGTGGTGCGCGTCGCTGATCTGGTCTCGGAGGCTCATCAGCAAGATGTCACATGGCGATAGCGAGGCCGCGGTATGA
- a CDS encoding type II secretion system F family protein, producing the protein MGESYMGAEYEPLIADALASCIEAGMSIEHALTEIDESTGNTLGFSRVATALSWGVETQKAFSYAPNAERIGSFVQVSKATGAPVAELLRQSSKHQRAANEDRAKAQAERLGVRVVIPLGLCALPAFICLGVVPVALALQPWNQ; encoded by the coding sequence ATGGGTGAGAGTTACATGGGTGCCGAGTACGAGCCGCTCATCGCAGATGCCCTCGCGTCATGCATCGAAGCCGGCATGTCGATTGAACACGCACTCACCGAGATCGACGAATCCACCGGGAACACGCTCGGATTCAGCAGGGTCGCTACCGCGCTGAGCTGGGGCGTCGAAACACAAAAAGCGTTCAGTTATGCCCCGAACGCGGAGCGCATTGGTTCCTTCGTTCAGGTTTCCAAAGCGACTGGGGCGCCAGTGGCGGAGCTGCTCAGGCAATCAAGTAAACACCAGCGCGCGGCGAACGAGGACCGTGCAAAGGCGCAAGCCGAGCGCCTAGGCGTCCGTGTCGTGATCCCCCTCGGGCTATGCGCGCTTCCTGCGTTTATATGCCTCGGCGTGGTTCCTGTTGCGCTGGCGCTACAGCCGTGGAATCAGTAA
- a CDS encoding TadE family type IV pilus minor pilin, with amino-acid sequence MRGSVTAEFAVLLPALVLLLAFIGAIATVGAAQVRSQHAAGMSAREEARGSHLDVSKVAGDGATQRVDRSGEWVTVEVRNNVKLWTFLGPGITVHATATARVEESAASGQQ; translated from the coding sequence ATGCGTGGGTCAGTCACGGCTGAGTTCGCGGTCCTCCTGCCTGCACTCGTGTTGTTGCTTGCCTTCATAGGTGCCATCGCAACAGTAGGGGCAGCGCAAGTGCGCTCCCAACATGCGGCTGGAATGTCAGCGCGTGAAGAAGCGAGGGGATCCCACCTCGACGTGTCCAAGGTTGCCGGAGACGGTGCAACTCAACGCGTGGATCGCAGCGGCGAATGGGTCACCGTCGAGGTGCGCAACAACGTCAAACTCTGGACCTTCCTCGGCCCCGGCATCACAGTGCACGCAACAGCCACAGCACGCGTTGAAGAGTCCGCGGCTTCAGGCCAGCAATAA
- a CDS encoding DUF4244 domain-containing protein: METTISRSISTIDDPEAGIATAEFSIVTLAAVGFAGLLVTILSGGQVKGMLMGLISKALGL, from the coding sequence ATGGAAACCACTATTTCACGCTCAATCTCGACGATCGACGACCCGGAAGCCGGCATCGCAACTGCCGAGTTCTCGATCGTCACGCTCGCTGCCGTCGGCTTCGCGGGGCTCTTGGTCACCATCTTGAGCGGAGGCCAGGTCAAAGGCATGCTGATGGGCCTCATCTCCAAAGCGCTGGGCCTCTAA
- the topA gene encoding type I DNA topoisomerase: MPATKNKTGKKLVIVESPAKSKSIAKYLGDGFVVDASVGHIRDLPQPKELPAELKKTSVGKFAVDVDHGFEPYYVVYPDKKKRVTDLKRELKDADALYLATDADREGEAISWHLLEVLKPKVPVYRMTFTEITKESVQRALENLRDLDMDLVDAQETRRILDRIYGYEISPVLWRKVGPGLSAGRVQSVATRLVVERERERMAFVPAEYWDVSGEFVAGSGEAFRARLTQVDGRRVATGRDFNDEGQLRPAAQKADVVVLKEADASSLADGLAGASCSVVSVEEKPYTRRPFAPFTTSTLQQDASRKLRFSSRVTMQVAQRLYENGFITYMRTDSVSLSGEAVNAARRQIAELYGADHVAPKPRVYSSKNAAAQEAHEAIRPAGDSFRTPAQVKNVLSPDEFRLYELIWKRTVASQMADAKGSTATVKVQGEAADGRVAEFSASGTVITFPGFLAAYEEGKSEEAKEKGQQVRLPKLAQGDALTSQDVEAEGHKTTPPARYTEASIVAELEKREIGRPSTYAPTISTIMDRGYVTKRGGALVPSWTAFSVIRLLEEHFGQYVDYDFTARLEDDLDKIAAGQLKNEDWLSSFYFGDSAAEGLKNVVDHLGEIDARAINSIKITDDITLRVGKFGPYLEKALPEDAEPGKEPLRANVPEDLAPDELTPQKAQELMDAAVEGDRELGRHPETGHMIVAKDGRYGPYVTEVIPEMTEEELQAYYDSIPTEYYKNGNPKPKKKPAKQKPKTASLFKGMSPATVTFEEAVKLMSLPRHVGTDADGTEIVAANGRFGPYLKKGMDYRSLQTEEEIFTVTEEQAREIYAQPKQRGRGAAKPPLAEFGEDPNSGGKIVVKSGRFGDYITDGKTNVTIPRGTTVEQLTKEQAIDLLMEKRAKVAAKGGTTAKKTTAKKPAARKTTTRKTTAAKKTTATKRTSTAKKKSE, from the coding sequence GTGCCCGCCACTAAGAATAAAACCGGTAAGAAGCTCGTGATCGTCGAGTCCCCGGCGAAGAGTAAGTCCATTGCCAAGTACTTGGGTGATGGTTTCGTCGTGGACGCGTCGGTGGGTCACATTCGTGACTTGCCGCAGCCTAAAGAGCTGCCTGCGGAGTTGAAGAAGACGTCCGTGGGTAAGTTCGCGGTGGACGTGGATCACGGTTTCGAGCCCTACTACGTGGTGTACCCGGACAAGAAGAAGCGGGTTACGGATCTGAAGCGTGAGCTCAAGGATGCTGATGCTCTGTATCTCGCGACCGATGCCGACCGTGAGGGCGAAGCGATTTCGTGGCACCTTTTGGAGGTTTTGAAGCCTAAGGTGCCGGTGTACCGGATGACCTTCACGGAGATCACCAAGGAATCGGTTCAGCGCGCTCTTGAGAACCTGCGTGATCTGGATATGGATCTGGTGGATGCGCAGGAGACCCGCCGTATTTTGGACCGTATTTACGGTTATGAGATTTCCCCGGTTTTGTGGCGCAAGGTGGGCCCTGGGCTTTCGGCTGGCCGTGTGCAGTCTGTGGCCACGCGGCTGGTGGTTGAGCGTGAGCGTGAGCGCATGGCGTTCGTTCCGGCGGAGTATTGGGATGTTTCTGGTGAGTTCGTTGCGGGCTCTGGCGAGGCATTCCGGGCGCGTTTGACGCAGGTTGACGGCCGCCGTGTTGCTACGGGCCGTGACTTTAACGATGAGGGCCAGCTGCGTCCAGCGGCTCAGAAGGCCGATGTGGTGGTCCTGAAGGAAGCCGATGCGTCGTCGTTGGCTGATGGGCTGGCTGGTGCGTCGTGTTCTGTGGTTTCGGTTGAGGAGAAGCCGTACACGCGTCGTCCTTTTGCTCCGTTTACGACCTCGACCCTGCAGCAGGATGCTTCGCGGAAGCTTCGTTTCTCGTCGCGGGTCACGATGCAGGTTGCGCAGCGTCTGTATGAGAACGGTTTCATCACGTATATGCGTACCGACTCGGTGAGCCTTTCGGGTGAGGCGGTCAACGCTGCTCGCCGCCAGATCGCTGAGCTGTATGGTGCGGATCATGTGGCTCCGAAGCCGCGCGTGTATTCTTCGAAGAATGCTGCCGCGCAGGAGGCTCACGAGGCGATCCGTCCGGCGGGGGATTCGTTCCGCACCCCGGCGCAGGTCAAAAATGTTTTGAGCCCAGATGAGTTCCGTCTGTATGAGCTGATCTGGAAGCGCACTGTGGCTTCGCAGATGGCTGATGCGAAGGGTTCGACGGCCACGGTCAAGGTTCAGGGTGAGGCAGCGGATGGTCGCGTGGCTGAGTTCTCGGCCTCGGGTACGGTCATCACGTTCCCTGGTTTCCTTGCTGCTTATGAGGAAGGTAAGAGCGAGGAGGCGAAGGAGAAGGGCCAGCAGGTTCGGTTGCCTAAGTTGGCGCAGGGTGATGCGTTGACGAGCCAGGACGTTGAGGCGGAGGGCCATAAGACGACGCCTCCGGCTCGCTACACGGAAGCCTCGATTGTAGCTGAGCTTGAGAAGCGTGAGATCGGCCGTCCGTCGACGTATGCGCCGACGATTTCTACGATCATGGACCGCGGTTATGTCACCAAGCGTGGTGGCGCGCTGGTTCCGTCGTGGACCGCGTTTTCGGTGATCCGCCTGCTCGAGGAGCATTTCGGCCAGTACGTGGATTACGATTTCACGGCTCGTCTTGAGGACGACCTGGATAAGATCGCCGCTGGCCAGCTCAAGAATGAGGACTGGTTGTCGTCGTTCTATTTCGGTGACAGCGCTGCCGAGGGTTTGAAGAACGTCGTTGATCACTTGGGCGAGATTGATGCCCGCGCGATCAACTCGATCAAGATCACGGATGACATCACGTTGCGTGTGGGTAAGTTCGGCCCGTATCTTGAGAAGGCTCTGCCTGAGGATGCCGAGCCGGGCAAGGAGCCGTTGCGTGCGAACGTTCCTGAGGATTTGGCTCCGGATGAGTTGACGCCGCAGAAGGCCCAGGAGCTCATGGATGCCGCTGTTGAGGGTGACCGCGAGCTGGGCCGCCACCCGGAGACTGGCCACATGATTGTGGCTAAGGATGGCCGTTACGGTCCGTACGTGACTGAGGTTATTCCGGAGATGACGGAGGAAGAGCTTCAGGCTTATTACGATTCGATCCCGACCGAGTACTACAAGAACGGAAACCCGAAGCCGAAGAAGAAGCCGGCTAAGCAGAAGCCTAAGACCGCGAGCTTGTTCAAGGGGATGAGCCCTGCGACGGTCACGTTCGAAGAGGCCGTGAAGCTCATGTCGCTTCCACGGCACGTGGGCACGGATGCCGACGGTACGGAGATTGTGGCGGCGAATGGTCGCTTTGGTCCGTACCTCAAGAAGGGCATGGACTACCGCTCGCTGCAGACCGAGGAAGAGATTTTCACGGTCACTGAGGAGCAGGCCCGTGAGATCTATGCTCAGCCGAAGCAGCGTGGCCGCGGTGCAGCTAAGCCGCCGTTGGCTGAGTTCGGTGAGGACCCGAACTCGGGCGGCAAGATTGTCGTGAAGTCGGGCCGTTTCGGTGATTACATCACTGACGGCAAGACGAACGTCACGATCCCTCGCGGCACAACCGTCGAGCAACTGACCAAGGAGCAGGCGATCGACTTGCTCATGGAGAAGCGTGCCAAGGTCGCCGCGAAGGGCGGAACGACCGCAAAGAAGACGACGGCCAAGAAGCCAGCCGCACGCAAGACGACCACTCGCAAGACCACAGCGGCTAAGAAAACAACCGCGACCAAACGGACGTCTACCGCTAAGAAGAAGAGCGAGTAG
- a CDS encoding GNAT family N-acetyltransferase yields the protein MNGIASDELIGTWVKGWAEARGFDTYHEGPVHAYRRTGQDEAHWEYVVHEPDNELLQKLAHMMQEHSGQRLTVFTEDPDSMPDKVHEVGLRVVANREVMMTSPMAAQDVEAPITEDSLVWQEKRDGAHTWVSLHRREDGAVLASGHMASIGDYAVFDRIVTAPDQRRKGYGTLVTRYLASVATETDAEYGLLVASTDGYELYHHLGWTLLGAMLAIETPDEADDTARTDHTS from the coding sequence ATGAACGGTATTGCAAGCGATGAGCTCATCGGCACCTGGGTCAAAGGCTGGGCCGAAGCCCGGGGCTTCGACACCTACCACGAAGGACCAGTCCACGCCTACCGCCGAACAGGTCAAGACGAAGCCCACTGGGAATACGTCGTCCACGAACCCGACAACGAACTGCTGCAAAAACTCGCACACATGATGCAAGAACACAGCGGTCAACGCCTCACCGTCTTCACCGAAGACCCCGACAGCATGCCTGATAAAGTCCACGAAGTGGGCCTCCGCGTCGTCGCTAACCGCGAAGTCATGATGACCAGCCCGATGGCCGCGCAAGACGTCGAGGCACCCATCACCGAAGACAGCCTCGTCTGGCAAGAAAAGCGCGACGGAGCCCACACCTGGGTCTCCCTCCACCGCCGCGAAGACGGAGCCGTCCTCGCATCCGGACACATGGCATCCATCGGCGACTACGCAGTATTCGACCGCATCGTCACCGCACCAGACCAGCGCCGCAAAGGCTACGGGACGCTCGTGACCCGCTACCTCGCATCCGTCGCGACCGAAACCGACGCCGAATACGGCCTCCTCGTCGCATCAACCGACGGCTACGAGCTCTACCACCACCTCGGCTGGACCCTGCTCGGCGCGATGCTCGCGATCGAAACCCCAGACGAAGCCGACGACACCGCACGCACCGACCACACGAGCTAA
- a CDS encoding DEAD/DEAH box helicase encodes MKDFRTLVPLLGRGDEPETLRHVRVLPSREAEYAPWPEWLHTDARDAWEKAGIPQPYRHQVDAANLIHAGNDTIIATGTASGKSLTYLMPLLDALTRGARVARTPNDTADPATGADAGPVATAEAEATVLSGGRGEATALYIAPTKALAGDQHTSILELDVPGVRAATYDGDTAPEERRWVRDHANLVLTNPDMLHYGILPNHTRWAPFLRKLTHIVVDEAHFYRGVFGSHVAVLLRRLLRIAEHYGARVRVVGASATSAEPAETFGRLTGRDTQAVTHDTSATGETTLVLWEPPLTDRRGENGVFLRRSLVAETADLMANLVSGHVRTLAFIRSRRGAEAISDSARRLLEEVDESLPRRIAAYRSGYLPQERRALEDALRAGELLGMASTSALELGIDISGLDAVLVAGWPGTRASFFQQIGRAGRGGQDSLATFIAGDDPLDAFLAHNPETMLDSGVEASVFDPANPYVLQPHLAAAAAELPLTVADVGLFGDTALGLVEDLEERGILRRRPSGWFWVHAESAHEFVDLRSVGGGPLQVIDSETGAVIATMDSSQAHYQAHEGAVYLHQGRRYVVDVLDEENHVVVATAAEPDFYTQARDVTSVKVLGVTHQEKWGEIGVHYGDLLVTTRVVSFQRKALVSNEILSEEPLELEPRELFTKGVWFTIPETRLHSAGVEAGAIPGSLHAAEHAAIGLLPLLVTSDRWDIGGVSTAMHVDTESPTIFVYDGHAGGAGFTERAHAMAPFWLEATREAIRTCECSSGCPSCVQSPKCGNKNNPLDKAGAVALLSEILRLVPAQRKRR; translated from the coding sequence ATGAAAGATTTCCGGACACTGGTCCCCTTGCTGGGCCGCGGCGATGAACCCGAGACACTACGGCACGTCCGGGTGCTCCCCTCCCGCGAAGCCGAGTACGCGCCCTGGCCTGAATGGCTCCACACCGACGCCCGCGATGCGTGGGAGAAGGCCGGCATCCCCCAGCCGTACCGGCACCAGGTCGACGCCGCCAACCTCATCCATGCCGGCAACGACACGATCATCGCGACCGGAACCGCCTCCGGTAAATCACTCACCTACCTCATGCCCCTGCTCGATGCGCTGACCCGCGGAGCACGCGTAGCCCGCACGCCAAACGACACGGCTGACCCGGCCACAGGCGCTGATGCTGGCCCCGTCGCTACTGCTGAAGCTGAAGCCACCGTGCTTTCAGGCGGGCGCGGCGAAGCGACTGCCCTCTATATAGCGCCAACCAAAGCTCTTGCCGGAGACCAGCACACCAGCATCCTGGAACTCGACGTACCCGGTGTTAGAGCCGCAACCTACGACGGCGACACCGCACCCGAGGAACGGCGCTGGGTACGGGACCACGCCAACCTCGTACTCACCAACCCGGACATGCTCCATTACGGGATCCTGCCGAACCACACACGGTGGGCGCCGTTCCTGCGGAAACTGACCCACATCGTCGTGGATGAGGCGCACTTTTACCGAGGGGTTTTCGGTTCCCACGTCGCGGTGCTGTTGCGGCGCCTGCTGCGGATTGCGGAGCATTACGGTGCTCGCGTGCGGGTTGTGGGCGCGAGCGCGACAAGCGCTGAGCCGGCCGAAACGTTCGGCCGTTTGACGGGTCGGGACACGCAGGCGGTCACGCACGACACTTCTGCAACTGGTGAGACCACCTTGGTGTTGTGGGAGCCACCGCTCACGGACCGGCGCGGTGAGAACGGCGTGTTTTTGCGCCGATCCTTGGTCGCCGAGACCGCTGATTTGATGGCGAACCTGGTTTCGGGGCATGTTCGGACGTTGGCGTTCATCCGTTCGCGGCGGGGTGCTGAGGCAATTTCGGATTCCGCCCGGCGTCTTCTCGAAGAGGTCGACGAGTCTCTGCCGCGGCGTATTGCTGCGTATAGGTCTGGCTATTTGCCGCAGGAGCGCCGTGCTTTGGAGGACGCCCTGAGAGCGGGTGAGCTTCTGGGTATGGCTTCGACCTCCGCGCTTGAGTTGGGTATTGATATCTCCGGCTTGGATGCCGTGCTTGTTGCCGGTTGGCCTGGCACGCGCGCCTCGTTCTTCCAGCAGATCGGCCGTGCTGGGCGCGGTGGGCAGGATTCTTTGGCGACGTTCATCGCTGGCGATGATCCGTTGGATGCGTTCTTGGCGCATAACCCGGAAACGATGCTGGATTCGGGTGTTGAGGCGAGTGTTTTTGACCCGGCGAATCCGTATGTATTGCAGCCGCATTTGGCGGCGGCCGCGGCCGAGCTTCCCTTGACCGTGGCCGATGTCGGGTTGTTCGGGGATACCGCTCTGGGGTTGGTTGAGGACTTGGAAGAGCGCGGTATTTTGCGTCGCCGCCCTTCGGGATGGTTTTGGGTTCACGCGGAGTCGGCTCACGAGTTTGTGGATTTGCGTTCGGTGGGTGGCGGCCCGCTGCAGGTCATCGACTCTGAGACGGGTGCTGTGATTGCGACGATGGATTCCTCGCAGGCGCATTATCAGGCTCATGAGGGTGCCGTTTATCTGCATCAGGGGCGCCGCTATGTGGTTGATGTTTTGGATGAAGAGAACCATGTTGTGGTCGCGACCGCGGCTGAACCTGACTTCTATACGCAGGCTCGGGATGTCACTAGTGTCAAGGTTTTGGGCGTCACGCACCAGGAGAAGTGGGGCGAGATCGGCGTTCATTATGGGGATCTGTTGGTGACGACGCGGGTGGTTTCTTTCCAGCGGAAGGCGCTGGTTTCTAACGAGATTTTGAGTGAGGAACCGCTCGAGCTTGAGCCTCGTGAACTGTTCACGAAGGGTGTGTGGTTCACGATTCCTGAGACCCGCCTGCATTCAGCTGGTGTGGAGGCTGGCGCTATTCCGGGTTCGCTGCATGCCGCGGAGCATGCAGCGATTGGCTTGTTGCCGTTGCTGGTGACGAGTGACCGCTGGGATATCGGCGGTGTTTCGACTGCGATGCATGTTGACACTGAGTCCCCCACGATTTTTGTGTATGACGGCCACGCCGGTGGGGCGGGGTTCACGGAGCGCGCGCATGCGATGGCTCCGTTTTGGCTGGAGGCGACGCGTGAAGCGATCCGTACGTGCGAGTGTTCTTCGGGGTGCCCGTCGTGTGTTCAGTCGCCGAAGTGCGGCAATAAGAACAACCCTCTCGATAAAGCCGGGGCTGTTGCACTGCTTTCGGAGATCCTGCGACTTGTTCCCGCGCAGCGCAAGCGCCGTTGA
- a CDS encoding winged helix-turn-helix domain-containing protein, whose protein sequence is MSPISDPNDSKVTGRRRTSAASAAPAKVDVLAGPAADATATIDAGDGRQIVVTDPKAIKALTHRARVLAIDELFGSRSTRTATELAELTGLTPSAMSYHLRELERFGLVKRVSPPEGVVSDGRERHWRATGDSVMTASSGGQPTQLTDYAKTRLDAYREKLIAEIEYREQNRRADSEGPAPAYMYFGSLFLDEETEKEFLQRLSELEEEFTARSREAEDPDVPRRRTYYLLSGLPDRSRPFPGEKGISPIPFTP, encoded by the coding sequence ATGTCGCCTATTTCCGATCCGAATGATTCAAAGGTGACCGGCCGTCGCCGGACTTCCGCCGCTTCGGCCGCGCCGGCGAAGGTTGATGTCCTTGCTGGCCCGGCTGCGGATGCAACGGCGACGATCGATGCGGGCGATGGCCGCCAGATTGTGGTGACGGACCCGAAGGCGATCAAGGCGTTGACGCACCGTGCACGGGTTTTGGCGATCGATGAGTTGTTCGGTTCGCGCTCAACGCGCACGGCTACTGAGCTTGCGGAGCTGACGGGGTTGACGCCGTCGGCGATGAGTTATCACTTGCGTGAGTTGGAGCGTTTCGGCCTCGTTAAGCGGGTTTCCCCGCCAGAGGGTGTTGTGAGTGACGGCCGCGAGCGGCACTGGCGGGCCACAGGCGATTCGGTCATGACGGCGTCGAGCGGTGGCCAGCCGACGCAGTTGACGGATTACGCGAAGACGCGGCTGGACGCGTACCGCGAGAAGCTGATCGCGGAGATCGAGTACCGCGAGCAGAACCGTCGCGCTGATTCGGAAGGGCCCGCCCCGGCGTACATGTATTTCGGTTCGTTGTTCTTGGATGAAGAAACCGAGAAAGAATTTCTGCAGCGGCTGAGTGAGCTCGAGGAGGAGTTCACGGCTCGCTCGCGCGAGGCGGAGGATCCGGACGTTCCGCGTCGCCGTACCTATTACTTACTCTCGGGGCTTCCGGACCGTTCGCGTCCGTTCCCTGGCGAGAAGGGGATCAGCCCGATCCCGTTCACGCCCTAA